The following coding sequences are from one Danio rerio strain Tuebingen ecotype United States chromosome 21, GRCz12tu, whole genome shotgun sequence window:
- the ark2n gene encoding protein ARK2N isoform X3 codes for MTDAQKANELPECPSEGGATAEEQDMPLRQETTPTSSPAGEDPISSQSPDKQAPGLLSMPCLLKELHRDSAPGQPQETAPPPSSTQSGPQEDSDSSVCLRSPSSSGHLGDSDTLSSAEEVAAPTQTAGRKSRRSHSESDTSTVAMAAKKNRCQEKQVNGRVRVRGPRSQRQKQRMRQLRQKREAAARRKPDVLQDSSTSDSDITAHSSSSSPLTASSDNEGETINSHAPGRNMSWTCS; via the coding sequence ATGACTGATGCCCAGAAGGCCAACGAGCTCCCTGAATGCCCCTCAGAGGGCGGGGCCACAGCAGAGGAGCAGGACATGCCACTGAGACAAGAGACCACGCCCACCAGCTCTCCGGCAGGCGAGGACCCAATCAGCTCGCAGAGTCCTGACAAACAAGCGCCCGGCTTGCTCTCAATGCCCTGCTTACTAAAGGAGCTCCACAGAGACTCCGCCCCTGGGCAGCCACAGGAAACAGCTCCGCCCCCGAGCTCCACCCAGTCGGGCCCACAGGAAGACAGCGATTCTTCAGTGTGTCTTCGGTCGCCTTCGTCTTCGGGTCATCTTGGAGACTCTGATACTCTATCATCTGCAGAGGAAGTAGCTGCACCCACTCAAACAGCTGGCAGGAAGTCGCGGCGCTCTCATTCAGAGAGCGACACATCCACTGTCGCAATGGCGGCTAAGAAGAACCGATGCCAAGAGAAGCAGGTGAATGGACGAGTGCGGGTTCGAGGGCCGCGCAGCCAGAGGCAGAAGCAGCGCATGCGGCAGCTGCGGCAAAAGAGGGAGGCGGCGGCCAGACGCAAACCAGACGTGCTCCAGGACAGCAGCACCAGCGACAGTGACATCACAGCGCACTCGTCTTCATCATCTCCCTTAACGGCTTCGTCCGACAACGAGGGAGAGACAATCAACTCTCACGCACCAG